From Cannabis sativa cultivar Pink pepper isolate KNU-18-1 chromosome 8, ASM2916894v1, whole genome shotgun sequence, a single genomic window includes:
- the LOC115699888 gene encoding uncharacterized protein LOC115699888, producing the protein MEWNREEGIKAKEIAEKKLIANDIMGAKKFALKAQTLYPNLEGISKLILTIEVYICAENKINGVVTDWYGILGVDPKADDDTIRKQYRKLALMLHPDKNNSIGADDAFKLILEAWNLLSNKEQRDAYDKERNKAKMSSHDDQNVHSKKNHEASSSKPAEAAAGTTTKPKPPENSTSGAGHEDHHHHSHSSSNPYTFWTVCHWCKMEIEYFRCYVDCNMLCFNCLKQFLAVEIVGHM; encoded by the coding sequence ATGGAGTGGAATAGAGAAGAGGGTATTAAAGCTAAAGAGATAGCAGAAAAGAAGTTGATAGCAAATGACATAATGGGTGCAAAGAAATTTGCATTAAAGGCTCAAACTTTATATCCCAATCTTGAAGGTATCTCTAAATTGATATTAACAATTGAGGTTTACATTTGTGCTGAGAACAAAATAAATGGAGTAGTCACAGATTGGTATGGAATACTTGGTGTGGATCCCAAAGCAGATGATGACACTATTAGAAAACAATATAGGAAGCTTGCTCTAATGCTTCATCCAGATAAGAACAATTCCATAGGTGCTGATGATGCTTTCAAGCTTATTTTAGAAGCATGGAATTTGTTGTCTAATAAAGAACAGAGAGATGCTTATGACAAAGAGAGAAATAAGGCAAAAATGAGTAGTCATGATGATCAAAATGTTCATAGTAAAAAAAATCATGAGGCTTCATCATCAAAACCGGCAGAAGCGGCGGCCGGAACAACTACAAAGCCAAAGCCACCTGAAAACAGTACCAGTGGAGCAGGTCATgaagatcatcatcatcatagtcACTCATCATCAAATCCATACACGTTTTGGACAGTGTGCCATTGGTGTAAGATGGAAATTGAGTATTTTAGATGTTATGTTGATTGTAATATGTTATGCTTTAATTGTCTTAAGCAATTTCTTGCAGTTGAAATCGTTGGCCATATGTAA